Proteins encoded together in one Gemmatimonadota bacterium DH-78 window:
- a CDS encoding ADP-ribosylation factor-like protein, whose amino-acid sequence MSMINYASREINCKVVYYGTGLGGKTTNLEYIYSRVNPDTKGKMISLATETERTLFFDFLPIDLGSIRGFKTRFHLYTVPGQVYYNASRKLILKGVDGLVFVADSQRERAEANIEAMHNLYENLEAYGYDLEKIPFVIQYNKRDLENAMPADELRAQLNPMGVPDFEAIAIEGKGVFETLTTVSKSVVKSLS is encoded by the coding sequence ATGTCGATGATCAACTACGCCAGCCGCGAGATCAACTGCAAGGTCGTGTACTACGGTACCGGGCTGGGCGGCAAGACCACCAACCTCGAGTACATCTATTCCCGCGTGAATCCGGACACCAAGGGAAAGATGATCTCGCTCGCCACCGAGACGGAGCGAACCCTCTTCTTCGACTTTCTGCCGATCGACCTCGGGTCGATCCGTGGGTTCAAGACGAGGTTTCACCTCTACACGGTGCCGGGGCAGGTGTACTACAACGCCTCGAGAAAGCTGATTCTCAAGGGCGTGGACGGGCTGGTGTTCGTGGCCGACAGTCAGCGCGAGCGGGCCGAGGCGAACATCGAGGCCATGCACAACCTGTACGAGAACCTCGAGGCCTACGGATACGACCTCGAGAAGATCCCGTTCGTGATCCAGTACAACAAACGGGATCTCGAGAACGCGATGCCCGCCGATGAGCTGCGTGCGCAGCTCAATCCGATGGGCGTGCCCGACTTCGAGGCGATCGCGATCGAAGGCAAAGGGGTATTCGAGACTCTGACGACCGTATCGAAGTCGGTCGTGAAGTCGCTCAGCTGA
- a CDS encoding CDP-alcohol phosphatidyltransferase family protein, whose protein sequence is MTERRWTLPNTITVGRIIACPVVFYLAMQPGTALRILAFVLFLAAALSDLWDGYLARKHDWITDIGKLLDPLADKLLLVATVVPIYLISQRPGPIGDLPWIGALPLWVVLVLFGREVLITVLRQVATRQGLVIAAGSSGKRKALLQNLFVGGALFWFPVAQMAADRGWTGTTAWTAWQTFHALWIAVTLALALFLTVYSLVDYLWKYRSVLGVT, encoded by the coding sequence GTGACCGAGCGTCGTTGGACCCTCCCCAATACGATCACGGTCGGCAGGATCATCGCCTGCCCCGTGGTCTTCTATCTCGCCATGCAGCCCGGGACCGCCCTGCGGATCCTGGCCTTCGTGCTCTTTCTGGCCGCCGCCCTGTCCGACCTGTGGGACGGATACCTGGCCCGCAAGCACGACTGGATCACCGACATCGGCAAGCTGCTCGACCCGCTGGCGGACAAGCTGCTGCTCGTGGCGACGGTGGTGCCGATCTATCTGATTTCGCAGCGACCCGGCCCGATCGGTGACCTGCCCTGGATCGGCGCGCTGCCGCTCTGGGTGGTGCTCGTGCTCTTCGGCCGCGAGGTGCTGATCACGGTGCTGCGCCAGGTGGCCACCCGCCAGGGGCTCGTGATCGCCGCCGGCTCGTCGGGCAAACGCAAGGCGTTGCTCCAGAACCTCTTCGTCGGGGGCGCCCTCTTCTGGTTCCCCGTCGCGCAGATGGCTGCGGATCGCGGCTGGACGGGCACCACGGCATGGACGGCGTGGCAGACCTTCCACGCGCTCTGGATCGCGGTCACCCTCGCCCTGGCCCTCTTCCTGACCGTGTACTCCCTGGTGGACTACCTCTGGAAGTACCGGAGCGTGCTGGGCGTCACATGA
- a CDS encoding CinA family nicotinamide mononucleotide deamidase-related protein produces MTVGSVRAAVVTVGEELLSGATVDANAAWLGRALGALGVPVERSWTVGDRDDAIVESVLAAARVAELVIVTGGLGPTEDDRTRPALARALGAELDEDPALVRHLEGRLRASGRSALSDGLRRLALRPTPGRWLANPAGAAPGLVFEGPREGGWVIALPGVPREMRGLFPAVADFVRETFDGRLTPVLQRTLHTTGLPESELAPRVDAVAAEVGEGVEVAFLPDLTGVDLRLTTRHDGTAAARAAAEERLDRLDHALRPILAGHRFEASSGDLVETVAALLEARGWWLATAESCTGGLVAQRWTARAGSSSTFRGAVVAYHNDVKERLLDVPRAVLEAQGAVSEPVARAMAEGVARRLDAQCGIGITGVAGPGGGSEEKPVGTVWIAATVPSNGAAPCTRAGRFQFGGDRESVRVRAAQAALHLLHGMLEGGPFEPSSARAGRE; encoded by the coding sequence ATGACGGTCGGGAGTGTCCGCGCGGCGGTGGTGACCGTCGGCGAGGAGCTCCTGTCCGGGGCCACGGTCGACGCCAATGCGGCCTGGCTCGGTCGTGCCCTCGGAGCCCTCGGGGTGCCGGTGGAGCGCAGTTGGACCGTCGGCGATCGCGACGACGCCATTGTGGAGTCGGTGCTCGCCGCCGCCCGGGTGGCCGAGCTGGTGATCGTGACCGGAGGCCTCGGCCCCACCGAGGACGACCGCACACGACCGGCCCTCGCCCGCGCCCTGGGCGCCGAACTGGATGAGGATCCCGCGCTCGTGCGGCATCTCGAGGGTCGACTCCGGGCCTCGGGGCGGTCGGCACTCTCCGACGGGCTCCGCAGGCTCGCGCTCCGCCCGACGCCCGGCCGCTGGCTGGCCAACCCCGCGGGGGCCGCGCCCGGACTCGTGTTCGAGGGACCCCGCGAGGGCGGGTGGGTGATCGCGCTGCCGGGAGTCCCCCGGGAGATGCGGGGCCTGTTTCCCGCCGTGGCCGACTTCGTGCGCGAGACCTTCGACGGACGCCTCACCCCCGTGCTGCAACGCACGCTGCACACCACCGGCCTGCCCGAGTCGGAGCTGGCCCCGAGGGTGGACGCGGTTGCGGCCGAGGTGGGGGAGGGGGTCGAGGTGGCCTTCCTGCCCGACCTCACCGGTGTCGACCTGCGGCTCACCACCCGCCACGACGGCACCGCCGCGGCACGGGCCGCCGCCGAGGAGCGGCTCGATCGGCTCGACCACGCGCTCCGGCCGATCCTGGCGGGCCACCGGTTCGAGGCTTCGTCGGGCGATCTGGTGGAGACGGTCGCCGCCCTGCTCGAGGCCCGGGGGTGGTGGCTCGCCACGGCGGAGAGCTGCACCGGGGGGCTCGTGGCGCAGCGCTGGACGGCTCGCGCCGGCTCGTCGAGCACCTTCCGAGGTGCGGTGGTGGCCTATCACAACGATGTGAAGGAGCGGCTCCTCGACGTGCCCCGCGCCGTGCTCGAGGCGCAGGGGGCGGTGTCGGAGCCGGTCGCTCGAGCCATGGCCGAGGGGGTCGCCCGCCGCCTGGACGCCCAGTGCGGGATCGGCATCACCGGGGTGGCCGGCCCCGGGGGTGGCTCGGAAGAGAAGCCCGTCGGCACCGTGTGGATCGCGGCGACCGTGCCGTCGAACGGGGCGGCGCCATGCACGCGCGCCGGGCGGTTCCAGTTCGGGGGCGACCGCGAATCGGTTCGGGTGCGCGCCGCGCAGGCCGCACTGCACCTCCTGCACGGCATGCTCGAGGGCGGCCCGTTCGAGCCCTCCTCCGCGCGGGCTGGTCGGGAGTGA
- a CDS encoding lysophospholipase codes for MTPPPAAVDVEVEPGLRLQGSWWDSAPSVSPRGRVVLVHGLGDHGGRYATLVSALTEAGWGVVAVDQRGHGRSPGPRGVLDSFERLLDDLRAVRRWTLERDPAAGAPVLYGHSMGGLVALRSVQREPDDWTAAVISAPWLGTAAPIAWWKRVAEAPLARWLPRMTVAAGLRAEQLTADPDRRAEWRSDPLTHDRVSAGLSTAVRGAQRRALAEEWPAGVPGLFVVPGADPVADADVTRAWAARQPPGRIDVEVVEGGLHEPHNDRDREAVCRRIAAWATLHARG; via the coding sequence GTGACGCCCCCCCCGGCGGCGGTGGACGTCGAGGTCGAGCCGGGTCTCCGCCTGCAGGGGTCGTGGTGGGACTCCGCGCCGAGTGTGTCGCCGCGCGGGCGGGTGGTGCTCGTGCACGGGCTCGGCGACCACGGGGGCCGGTACGCCACGCTGGTGAGCGCGCTGACCGAGGCGGGATGGGGGGTGGTGGCGGTCGATCAACGCGGCCACGGACGCAGTCCGGGACCCCGGGGGGTGCTCGACTCGTTCGAGCGCCTGCTCGACGACCTGCGCGCGGTCCGTCGATGGACGCTCGAGCGCGACCCTGCCGCGGGTGCCCCGGTGCTCTACGGTCACTCGATGGGCGGGCTGGTGGCGTTGCGGAGCGTGCAGCGGGAGCCGGATGACTGGACCGCCGCGGTGATCTCGGCTCCCTGGCTCGGAACCGCGGCGCCGATCGCGTGGTGGAAGCGGGTGGCGGAGGCGCCGCTGGCGCGCTGGCTTCCGCGGATGACGGTGGCCGCGGGGCTGAGGGCCGAGCAGCTCACGGCCGACCCCGATCGCCGGGCCGAGTGGCGGTCCGACCCGCTCACCCACGACCGGGTCAGTGCGGGGTTGTCCACGGCGGTTCGCGGCGCCCAGCGGCGGGCCCTCGCAGAGGAGTGGCCGGCGGGGGTGCCGGGCCTCTTCGTGGTGCCGGGGGCCGACCCTGTGGCCGACGCCGACGTGACCCGCGCCTGGGCCGCGAGGCAGCCGCCCGGGCGCATCGACGTGGAGGTGGTGGAAGGGGGGCTGCACGAGCCACACAACGACCGCGACAGGGAGGCCGTCTGCCGCCGAATCGCGGCCTGGGCGACCCTCCACGCGAGGGGCTGA
- a CDS encoding nucleotide exchange factor GrpE, translating to MTDPTANETPDLPDLDETVGSDPVDLPDASEDAAGPTPDEVERTLVADEVSDLRRDFEELNDRHMRLVAEFANFRRREAEERTGTWDRAQADLVRRFLDVLDDLQRVALLDPADEAVTVQSIVEGIDLVERKFHRALEESGAELLEPEEGSAFDPEKMEAMMRVPVEDEALDDTVAGVFARGYLFRGHLVRPARVSVHKAD from the coding sequence ATGACTGATCCGACCGCGAACGAGACGCCCGACCTTCCCGACCTCGACGAGACCGTGGGGAGCGATCCGGTCGATCTGCCCGACGCTTCCGAGGACGCGGCCGGCCCGACGCCCGACGAGGTGGAGCGGACGCTGGTGGCCGACGAGGTGAGCGATCTGCGGCGCGACTTCGAAGAGCTCAACGACCGTCACATGCGCCTGGTGGCCGAGTTCGCCAACTTCCGCCGTCGCGAGGCCGAGGAGCGAACCGGTACGTGGGACCGCGCGCAGGCCGACCTCGTGCGCCGCTTTCTCGACGTGCTCGACGACCTGCAGCGCGTGGCGCTGCTCGACCCCGCCGACGAGGCGGTCACCGTTCAGTCGATCGTCGAAGGGATCGACCTCGTGGAGCGTAAGTTCCACCGAGCCCTGGAAGAGTCGGGCGCCGAACTCCTGGAGCCCGAGGAGGGGTCGGCCTTCGATCCCGAGAAGATGGAGGCGATGATGCGCGTGCCCGTGGAAGACGAGGCTCTCGACGACACCGTGGCCGGCGTCTTCGCGCGGGGATACCTGTTCCGGGGGCACCTGGTGCGCCCCGCGCGGGTGAGCGTCCACAAGGCCGACTGA
- the dnaJ gene encoding molecular chaperone DnaJ: protein MAASKDFYEVLGVSEKASADEIKKAYRKLAKQYHPDANPNDAGAAERFKDLGEAYAVLSDAEKRKQYDQMRRLGAFGLGGAGRRSSAGSSRRPGSPGSASGGISFDDIQGFGGIGDIFSSIFDLGGRGKTQTSSSGGPRKGQNVDYVVEVGFETAVKGGKISIDVPITEECATCSGSGAAPGSAVKTCGECGGSGQVSFGQSGFAVKRPCPACLGRGTIPEMPCAACKGRGSLRQSRKIQVAVPKGVDDGSKLKLSGQGERGAGGGPPGDLILTFKVKEHRFFRREGLDIHVTVPVNIVQAALGTRIKVRTVGGSKVVLKVPAGTQPGTRFRIRGQGVEKGDRVGDQIVEVKVEVPDTLDDSAREALEKFGSAAALRH, encoded by the coding sequence ATGGCGGCATCGAAGGATTTCTACGAGGTACTCGGCGTCTCGGAGAAGGCGTCGGCCGACGAGATCAAGAAGGCCTACCGCAAGCTGGCGAAGCAGTATCACCCGGATGCGAATCCGAACGACGCCGGCGCAGCGGAGCGCTTCAAGGACCTCGGCGAGGCCTACGCGGTGCTGTCGGATGCGGAGAAGCGCAAGCAGTACGACCAGATGCGTCGGCTGGGCGCCTTCGGGCTCGGCGGCGCCGGCCGCCGGTCGAGTGCCGGGAGTTCGCGGCGACCGGGGAGCCCGGGGAGCGCCTCCGGAGGCATCTCCTTCGACGACATCCAGGGCTTCGGGGGCATCGGCGACATCTTCAGTTCGATCTTCGATCTCGGCGGGCGGGGCAAGACCCAGACGTCGTCGAGCGGAGGGCCGCGGAAGGGTCAGAACGTCGACTACGTGGTCGAGGTCGGGTTCGAAACGGCGGTGAAGGGCGGCAAGATCTCGATCGACGTGCCCATCACCGAAGAGTGCGCCACCTGCTCGGGCTCCGGAGCCGCCCCCGGGTCGGCGGTGAAGACCTGTGGCGAGTGCGGGGGCTCGGGGCAGGTGAGCTTCGGGCAGTCGGGCTTCGCCGTGAAGCGCCCCTGTCCGGCCTGTCTCGGGCGGGGCACGATCCCCGAGATGCCCTGTGCGGCCTGCAAGGGGCGCGGCAGTCTGCGGCAGTCCCGCAAGATCCAGGTGGCGGTGCCCAAGGGTGTGGACGACGGCTCCAAGCTGAAGCTCTCCGGTCAGGGGGAGCGCGGCGCGGGAGGCGGCCCTCCGGGCGACCTGATCCTGACCTTCAAGGTGAAGGAGCATCGGTTCTTCCGCCGGGAGGGGCTCGACATCCACGTGACCGTGCCGGTCAACATCGTTCAGGCGGCCCTCGGCACCCGCATCAAGGTGCGCACCGTGGGAGGCTCGAAGGTGGTGCTGAAGGTGCCCGCGGGAACGCAGCCCGGCACCCGCTTCCGCATCCGCGGTCAGGGGGTGGAGAAGGGCGACCGGGTGGGTGACCAGATCGTGGAAGTGAAGGTCGAAGTGCCCGACACCCTCGACGATTCGGCTCGCGAGGCCCTCGAGAAGTTCGGGTCCGCGGCGGCGCTCCGACACTGA
- the mnmA gene encoding tRNA 2-thiouridine(34) synthase MnmA: MISPARTGGARPGDRVLVAMSGGVDSSVAAALLVEQGYEVVGVTMKTFCYDGVGDHGKTCCGLDGILDARRVSDRLGIPHYVFNVEEDFTRDVIDDFVREYARGRTPNPCVRCNANTKFRDLMARGDQLGCRAIATGHYVRVEHDADGSRLLRGADANKDQAYFLWGLPPELISRLLFPLGSMTKPEVRERARELGLVTAEKPESQEICFVPTGDYRDLLRKRLEPRHPALEPGPLVTVDGRVLGQHDGYAGFTVGQRKGLGGGFSEPMFVIEVRPDSREVVVGPRSALTSTALEVEEMNWLQPVPAPGTELRVQIRHRAPGVAARVRSCRGDVLTLDFSDAQRAVTPGQSAVVFDGDDAVLGGGRIASAR, translated from the coding sequence ATGATCTCTCCCGCTCGGACCGGCGGCGCCCGCCCCGGCGACCGGGTGCTCGTGGCCATGTCGGGTGGCGTGGACTCGTCGGTGGCCGCGGCGCTCCTCGTGGAGCAGGGCTACGAGGTGGTGGGGGTCACGATGAAGACCTTCTGCTACGACGGCGTGGGCGACCACGGCAAGACCTGCTGCGGGCTCGACGGCATTCTCGATGCCCGCCGGGTGTCGGACCGCCTCGGGATCCCCCACTACGTCTTCAACGTGGAGGAGGATTTCACCCGCGACGTGATCGACGATTTCGTGCGCGAGTACGCCCGTGGCCGCACCCCGAATCCCTGCGTCCGCTGTAACGCCAACACGAAGTTTCGCGATCTCATGGCGCGCGGCGACCAGCTCGGCTGCCGCGCCATCGCCACGGGGCACTACGTGCGGGTGGAGCACGACGCCGACGGCAGCCGGCTGCTGCGGGGCGCCGATGCGAACAAGGACCAGGCGTACTTTCTCTGGGGACTCCCTCCGGAGCTCATCTCCCGCCTGCTCTTCCCTCTCGGGTCGATGACCAAGCCCGAGGTGCGCGAGCGGGCGCGCGAGCTCGGCCTCGTGACCGCGGAGAAGCCCGAGTCGCAGGAGATCTGCTTCGTGCCGACCGGCGACTATCGCGACCTGCTGCGCAAGCGTCTCGAGCCGCGCCATCCGGCGCTCGAGCCGGGTCCGCTCGTGACCGTCGACGGTCGGGTGCTCGGGCAGCACGACGGGTATGCCGGCTTCACCGTCGGTCAGCGGAAGGGGCTCGGCGGGGGGTTCTCGGAGCCGATGTTCGTGATCGAGGTGCGGCCGGACAGCCGCGAGGTGGTGGTCGGCCCGCGCTCCGCCCTGACCTCGACCGCCCTCGAGGTGGAGGAGATGAACTGGCTGCAGCCGGTGCCCGCCCCGGGTACGGAGCTGCGGGTGCAGATCCGCCACCGCGCCCCCGGCGTCGCCGCGCGGGTGCGATCCTGCCGGGGCGATGTGCTGACCCTCGACTTCTCCGACGCGCAGCGCGCCGTCACGCCGGGTCAATCCGCCGTGGTGTTCGACGGCGACGACGCGGTACTGGGCGGCGGGCGGATCGCTTCGGCGCGCTGA
- a CDS encoding cysteine desulfurase family protein, with the protein MNAPVDPIYLDYAATTPLRDEVRAAMEPYYAVQFGNPSSPHRWGRAARGALEESRARIAEALGARHRDVVFVRGGTESDNLAILGRAEATRAAGGAPCIVTSATEHKAVLDAARSVAARGGRAVVLPVLRSGVIDLEALDRALDEHPCLVSLMWVNNETGVVQPVPEVAARAAEAGVPVHTDAVQAVGKVPVHFERSGVACLSVTGHKIYGPKSTGALLVHQDTPLDPRLHGGGQERGLRPGTQDVAGAVGLAEAVCLAVAEQAELMSRYESLRQRLEGRLSAAIADLRIHGGDARRSPHVTNVGIANIDGQMLTISLDLEGLAVSGGSACQSGSTGGSHVLEAMYGDDARSAIRFSFGRTTTDADVDRAADIVIRVVERLRPHDG; encoded by the coding sequence ATGAACGCGCCCGTGGATCCGATCTACCTCGACTATGCCGCCACCACGCCGCTCCGCGACGAAGTCCGGGCGGCGATGGAGCCCTACTACGCCGTGCAGTTCGGCAACCCGTCCTCGCCCCATCGCTGGGGCCGGGCCGCGCGGGGCGCCCTCGAGGAATCGCGCGCCCGCATCGCCGAAGCGCTCGGGGCCCGCCACCGCGACGTGGTGTTCGTGCGCGGCGGCACGGAGTCGGACAACCTCGCCATTCTGGGCCGGGCCGAGGCGACCCGTGCGGCCGGGGGGGCCCCCTGCATCGTCACCTCCGCCACGGAGCACAAGGCGGTGCTCGACGCCGCACGGAGCGTGGCCGCCCGGGGTGGCCGGGCCGTGGTGCTTCCCGTGCTGCGCAGCGGGGTGATCGACCTCGAGGCCCTCGATCGCGCCCTCGACGAGCACCCCTGTCTGGTCTCGCTCATGTGGGTGAACAACGAGACCGGCGTGGTCCAGCCCGTGCCCGAGGTGGCCGCGCGCGCAGCGGAGGCCGGGGTGCCGGTGCACACCGACGCGGTGCAGGCCGTCGGCAAGGTGCCGGTGCACTTCGAACGCTCCGGTGTGGCCTGTCTCTCGGTCACCGGCCACAAGATCTACGGTCCCAAGAGCACCGGAGCGCTGCTGGTGCATCAGGACACCCCCCTCGACCCGAGATTGCACGGGGGCGGCCAGGAGCGTGGGCTCCGCCCGGGCACGCAGGACGTGGCCGGCGCCGTGGGGCTCGCGGAGGCGGTCTGTCTGGCCGTGGCCGAGCAGGCCGAGCTCATGTCCCGCTACGAGTCGCTGCGGCAGCGGCTCGAGGGTCGGCTATCCGCGGCGATCGCCGACCTGCGCATCCACGGAGGCGACGCCCGTCGCTCCCCCCACGTCACCAACGTCGGTATCGCGAACATCGACGGGCAGATGCTCACCATCTCGCTCGACCTCGAGGGCCTCGCGGTCTCCGGGGGCTCGGCCTGCCAGTCGGGCTCGACCGGGGGCAGCCACGTGCTCGAAGCCATGTACGGCGACGACGCCCGATCCGCGATCCGCTTCTCCTTCGGGCGCACCACCACCGACGCCGACGTCGATCGCGCCGCCGACATCGTGATCCGGGTGGTCGAGCGGCTGCGCCCGCACGACGGATGA
- a CDS encoding ABC transporter permease — MSERSTGAGPLTVLKEGVVIALEAIRANRIRAGLTILGVGIGVAVVVIMAALITGIRSSVLEAFESAGPENFIVVRFDFTAVLFDSGDGRPPWWDKPIITPEEAERIGRLSAIDEALYNFQFSTNIESGSQQLTNINGQGYSAGWPRYAQGDFVAGRDFTPAEVRESRAVVVISEALAIELFGQLDPIGKTVRLSSPFRDVRDDFRVVGVFLPDENIFSSAVEHWLVVPYTAGLKRLKADDSQSQILVVPDSTYTSSQSRDEVIAALRSARGLGPRDDNNFAILQSAQLVDSFNRLTGVFFLVMLALSSAGLLVGGVGVIGIMLISVTERTREIGVRKALGATRREILWQFLVEAGVLTMLGGAAGLIIGGTLAYATAHFTPIPARIPIWSVGAALASAALTGMLFGLIPAYRAARLQPVEALRAE; from the coding sequence ATGAGTGAGCGATCCACGGGCGCCGGCCCGCTGACCGTACTGAAGGAGGGCGTGGTCATCGCCCTCGAGGCGATCCGCGCGAACCGGATCCGCGCCGGACTCACGATCCTCGGCGTCGGCATCGGCGTGGCCGTGGTCGTGATCATGGCGGCCCTCATCACCGGGATTCGCTCCTCGGTGCTCGAGGCCTTCGAGTCGGCGGGGCCGGAGAACTTCATCGTGGTGCGATTCGACTTCACCGCCGTGCTCTTCGACTCCGGAGACGGCCGCCCCCCCTGGTGGGACAAGCCGATCATCACCCCCGAGGAGGCCGAGCGGATCGGACGGCTCTCGGCGATCGACGAGGCGCTCTACAACTTCCAGTTCTCCACGAACATCGAGTCGGGCAGCCAGCAGCTCACGAACATCAACGGGCAGGGCTACTCCGCCGGTTGGCCCCGGTACGCCCAGGGCGATTTCGTGGCCGGTCGCGACTTCACCCCCGCCGAGGTGCGCGAGTCGCGCGCCGTGGTGGTGATCTCCGAGGCGCTGGCCATCGAGCTCTTCGGCCAGCTCGACCCGATCGGCAAGACGGTGCGACTCTCGAGTCCGTTCCGCGACGTGCGCGACGACTTCCGCGTCGTCGGGGTCTTCCTCCCCGACGAGAACATCTTCTCGTCCGCAGTGGAGCACTGGCTCGTGGTGCCCTACACCGCCGGACTGAAGCGACTGAAGGCCGACGACTCCCAGTCGCAGATTCTGGTGGTGCCCGACTCCACCTACACGTCGTCGCAGTCCAGGGACGAGGTGATCGCCGCACTCCGTTCAGCGCGCGGACTCGGCCCGAGAGACGACAACAACTTCGCGATCCTCCAATCGGCCCAGCTGGTCGACTCGTTCAACCGGCTGACCGGGGTGTTCTTTCTGGTGATGTTGGCGCTGTCGTCGGCGGGACTTCTGGTGGGCGGCGTGGGGGTGATCGGCATCATGCTGATCTCCGTCACCGAGCGCACCCGCGAGATCGGAGTGCGGAAGGCCCTCGGCGCCACCCGGCGCGAGATCCTCTGGCAGTTCCTGGTGGAGGCCGGGGTGCTGACCATGCTCGGCGGTGCCGCGGGCCTGATCATCGGCGGCACGCTGGCCTACGCGACCGCCCACTTCACTCCGATCCCCGCACGCATCCCGATCTGGTCCGTGGGCGCCGCCCTGGCCTCGGCCGCGCTCACCGGCATGCTCTTCGGGCTGATCCCCGCCTACCGGGCCGCCCGGCTGCAGCCGGTCGAGGCGCTGCGGGCCGAGTAG
- a CDS encoding ABC transporter permease, whose translation MTQIATQKLKSFFSVLGVIIGVMFLIVVVSVVEGMDRYIKEDFSSQIFGVNTVTVRRTPQVNINVDPEEWRRRARRPRITEDDADAIREALTLPARVGVYSGGGGEVTGDNGRTVSNVQFVGASPEVFLIRDWQVDRGRAFTVQENQQGVPVAVLGSETADLLFEGIDPIGRSVRVNGFPYRVVGVLEEKGSLFGQSLDNQLVAPARSPLRSLVAPRGFVDEVLVQAIDPADVRAIQSEVEGVMRVRHRLRPSEDNDFAAETADDSLSFWDRISTILFTALPGLVAISLVVGGIVIMNIMLVSVMERTREIGVRKALGARRRDILSQVLVESATLSTLGALAGVAAGTGLAGLVRAISPLPAVVAPQWVTLGVVLGITVGVVAGVYPAAQASKLDPVDALRHE comes from the coding sequence ATGACCCAGATCGCGACCCAGAAGCTGAAGAGTTTCTTCAGCGTGCTGGGGGTGATCATCGGAGTCATGTTCCTGATCGTGGTGGTCAGCGTGGTCGAGGGCATGGACCGGTACATCAAGGAAGACTTCTCCTCTCAGATCTTCGGGGTGAACACCGTCACCGTGCGACGCACCCCCCAGGTGAACATCAACGTGGACCCGGAGGAGTGGCGGCGGCGCGCCCGGCGGCCGCGCATCACCGAGGACGACGCCGACGCCATCCGCGAGGCCCTCACCCTTCCCGCCCGCGTCGGGGTGTACTCCGGCGGTGGCGGCGAGGTGACCGGCGACAACGGCCGCACCGTGTCGAACGTGCAGTTCGTCGGGGCCTCGCCGGAGGTGTTCCTGATCCGCGACTGGCAGGTGGACCGCGGCCGGGCCTTCACCGTGCAGGAGAACCAGCAGGGCGTGCCGGTGGCGGTACTCGGCTCGGAGACGGCCGACCTGCTCTTCGAGGGCATCGACCCCATCGGGCGGTCGGTGCGGGTCAACGGGTTTCCCTACCGGGTGGTGGGGGTGCTCGAGGAGAAGGGCTCGCTCTTCGGCCAGTCGCTCGACAACCAGCTCGTGGCCCCGGCCCGCTCACCGCTCCGCTCGCTCGTGGCCCCGCGCGGTTTCGTGGACGAGGTGCTGGTGCAGGCCATCGACCCGGCCGACGTGCGGGCGATCCAGTCCGAGGTGGAGGGGGTGATGCGGGTGCGGCACCGGCTGCGTCCGAGCGAGGACAACGACTTCGCTGCGGAGACGGCCGACGACTCGCTCAGCTTCTGGGATCGCATCTCGACGATCCTCTTCACGGCCCTGCCCGGCCTCGTGGCCATCTCTCTGGTGGTCGGCGGGATCGTGATCATGAACATCATGCTGGTGTCGGTGATGGAGCGCACCCGCGAGATCGGGGTGCGCAAGGCTCTCGGAGCGCGCCGGCGCGACATTCTCTCTCAGGTGCTCGTGGAGTCGGCCACCCTGTCCACGCTGGGCGCGCTCGCGGGGGTCGCCGCAGGCACCGGGCTCGCCGGTCTCGTGCGTGCCATCTCGCCCCTGCCCGCCGTCGTGGCGCCTCAGTGGGTGACCCTCGGGGTCGTGCTGGGCATCACCGTCGGCGTGGTGGCCGGGGTGTACCCGGCGGCCCAGGCTTCGAAGCTCGATCCGGTCGACGCGCTGCGCCATGAGTGA